From one Bacillus sp. FJAT-42376 genomic stretch:
- a CDS encoding glycosyltransferase family 2 protein: MAIIMIALIIGIYLFWNIPTLESIPGEKARAYVRKNLSIIIPARNEEENLQVLFRSISSQSDLPYEIIVADDQSEDQTKKVAEAFGAKVIEVPDLPAGWSGKSWACWNGANSSTGTWLLFLDADTIVERNGLDRLADLFRHIENKGILTVHPYHKTKKAYENGSAIFHMMTIGAIGAFVPSWAGKKANGAFGQVLMCRREDYFGWGGHESIKGEIVENMAMGQKIKEYGKSVYFASGKKAISMRMYPDGVKAMTNGWAKSFASGAKTASLVYLILSSIWLAGLLSFFVKIPVLFSEAWLAYVLLYAAAVIQLAAALSRFGRFSIWGLIAFPLHLLYFLSVFGLSLYKTFIRKNASWKGRSIVKHSEGDHDQ; encoded by the coding sequence GTGGCAATTATTATGATCGCTCTGATCATCGGAATCTATCTGTTTTGGAACATTCCGACACTTGAGTCCATTCCAGGTGAAAAAGCAAGAGCATATGTACGTAAGAATTTATCGATTATTATTCCGGCGAGAAACGAGGAAGAAAATCTGCAGGTATTATTTCGTTCGATTTCATCCCAAAGCGATTTACCGTATGAAATCATCGTTGCGGATGATCAATCAGAGGACCAGACGAAAAAAGTCGCTGAAGCCTTTGGTGCGAAGGTGATTGAGGTACCCGATTTGCCTGCCGGCTGGTCAGGGAAATCATGGGCCTGCTGGAACGGCGCGAACTCCAGTACGGGGACATGGCTGCTCTTTCTTGATGCAGACACAATCGTAGAAAGAAATGGTCTGGATAGACTGGCTGATTTATTCAGGCACATAGAAAATAAGGGAATATTAACGGTGCATCCGTATCATAAAACGAAAAAAGCTTATGAGAACGGGTCGGCTATCTTTCATATGATGACCATTGGCGCAATTGGTGCGTTTGTTCCTTCCTGGGCTGGAAAAAAAGCGAACGGGGCATTTGGACAGGTGCTCATGTGCAGACGTGAGGATTATTTCGGCTGGGGAGGCCATGAGTCCATCAAGGGTGAAATCGTCGAGAATATGGCAATGGGGCAGAAAATCAAAGAATACGGTAAGTCTGTGTACTTTGCGAGCGGGAAAAAGGCCATTTCCATGCGGATGTATCCGGATGGAGTGAAAGCCATGACAAATGGCTGGGCAAAGAGCTTTGCTTCAGGAGCTAAAACCGCCAGCCTGGTATACTTGATTCTCTCTTCTATTTGGCTTGCCGGACTTCTGTCCTTTTTCGTTAAAATTCCGGTGTTATTTTCAGAAGCGTGGCTTGCGTATGTTCTTCTTTACGCGGCAGCGGTCATCCAGCTGGCGGCTGCGCTGTCCAGGTTCGGACGCTTTTCCATCTGGGGATTAATAGCGTTCCCCCTTCATCTTTTATACTTTTTATCCGTATTCGGACTCTCATTGTATAAGACATTTATCCGTAAAAATGCCAGCTGGAAGGGCAGAAGCATCGTGAAACACTCAGAGGGGGACCATGATCAATGA